The Montipora capricornis isolate CH-2021 chromosome 3, ASM3666992v2, whole genome shotgun sequence genome window below encodes:
- the LOC138041077 gene encoding uncharacterized protein gives MSLKTSAVPSIFAWKQTSPRKQPPPTERPYQQKRKDRPKSVPEKECFSVSSEPKILLSKTPEAVNDIPETGTNETITLGAASTSLDEMPSTEKDLFNNETLKQLRLLENKCADLEKAVSELEDKNEALQSNVFSLSRFTSDEAMLFYTGFPNYRVFLASFEYLDPGDNGENVRYWLSCDNEIPSEHYETPAQLGVKRGRPRSLKPQEEFFLTLCRLRQGFAETHLSHLFNVSQATISRIIISWINFMYLRFGVVNIWPSREAINTTMPEDFRKAYPSTRVIIDCTEVKCAMPSSLLLNSELFSTYKNHTTLKGLVGISPSGAITFISQLYTGSMSDREIVERSGILDLPFTEGDSVMADKGFTISDILPLGVSLNIPPFLGTSTQMPPEDVVRTQEIARLRIHVERAINKIKNFHIWDSVIPLNLFGVANQMWSVCAFLCNIQDPILTS, from the coding sequence ATGTCTCTGAAGACAAGTGCAGTTCCGTCGATATTTGCTTGGAAACAAACTTCACCACGAAAGCAGCCGCCCCCTACCGAAAGGCCTTATCAACAAAAGCGAAAAGACAGGCCGAAATCTGTCCCAGAAAAAGAGTGTTTTTCAGTGTCTTCGGAGCCTAAAATATTACTCAGCAAAACACCTGAAGCTGTAAACGATATTCCTGAAACAGGTACTAACGAAACCATTACCTTAGGAGCCGCCAGTACCAGCCTTGATGAAATGCCTTCCACTGAAAAAGATCTTTTTAATAATGAAACCCTCAAACAATTAAGGCTACTTGAAAACAAATGCGCAGATCTCGAAAAGGCAGTTTCAGAGTTAGAAGACAAAAATGAAGCACTTCAGTCAAATGTCTTCTCACTTAGTCGGTTTACCTCTGATGAGGCAATGTTATTTTATACAGGTTTTCCTAACTACAGAGTATTCCTGGCATCCTTTGAATATTTAGACCCGGGAGATAATGGAGAAAATGTCAGATACTGGTTGTCATGTGATAATGAGATACCCTCAGAACATTACGAGACTCCAGCGCAATTAGGTGTAAAGAGAGGTAGACCAAGATCACTCAAACCACAAGAAGAATTTTTTCTCACTTTGTGTCGCTTGAGACAGGGATTTGCAGAAACCCACCTTTCCCACCTGTTTAATGTTTCTCAGGCAACTATTAGTAGGATCATTATTAGTTGGATCAATTTTATGTATCTTCGATTTGGAGTGGTTAACATTTGGCCATCAAGAGAAGCCATTAACACAACAATGCCTGAAGACTTCAGGAAGGCATATCCCAGTACACGCGTTATTATTGACTGTACAGAAGTGAAGTGTGCAATGCCCAGTAGCTTGTTGCTGAATAGTGAGTTGTTCAGTACCTACAAGAATCATACTACACTAAAGGGGCTAGTGGGAATCTCTCCATCTGGTGCCATTACATTCATAAGCCAACTGTATACAGGTAGTATGTCAGACAGAGAAATTGTAGAAAGGTCAGGCATACTTGACCTGCCATTTACTGAAGGAGACTCTGTGATGGCAGATAAAGGTTTTACTATAAGTGACATCTTACCTTTAGGTGTGTCTTTGAACATTCCACCATTCCTGGGAACATCCACACAAATGCCCCCGGAAGATGTTGTAAGAACTCAGGAGATTGCACGACTGCGTATCCATGTTGAACGggcaattaataaaattaagaattttcatatatggGATAGCGTTATCCCACTGAATCTCTTTGGTGTTGCAAATCAAATGTGGTCTGTTTGTGCATTTCTCTGCAACATTCAAGACCCTATCTTAACAAGCTGA